From a single Candidatus Brevundimonas phytovorans genomic region:
- a CDS encoding YcgN family cysteine cluster protein, whose product MERPFWETKALTEMSATEWESLCDGCGLCCVIRFEDENTGEIVPTRVHCKLFDPDKCTCSDYANRQAHVPDCIKLTPGKIAGLRWLPPSCGYRRVHEGRGLAWWHPLISGDPETVHTAGVSIRRQTISEAALATEEDALDFEAPEWMLERGGDANE is encoded by the coding sequence ATGGAACGTCCCTTCTGGGAAACCAAAGCGCTGACCGAGATGTCGGCGACCGAGTGGGAGAGCCTGTGCGACGGGTGCGGCCTGTGCTGCGTCATTCGCTTCGAGGACGAGAACACCGGCGAGATCGTGCCGACGCGGGTGCACTGCAAGCTGTTCGACCCGGACAAGTGCACCTGTTCGGACTACGCCAACCGGCAGGCGCATGTGCCGGACTGTATCAAGCTGACGCCCGGCAAGATCGCGGGGCTGCGCTGGCTGCCGCCGTCGTGCGGCTATCGCCGGGTGCATGAGGGGCGCGGTCTGGCCTGGTGGCATCCGCTGATCTCGGGCGATCCGGAAACGGTGCATACGGCGGGAGTTTCGATCCGTCGGCAGACGATTTCCGAGGCGGCTCTGGCGACCGAGGAGGACGCCCTGGATTTCGAGGCGCCCGAGTGGATGCTGGAGCGCGGCGGGGACGCTAACGAATAA
- a CDS encoding endonuclease domain-containing protein: MRAPLLTEKRARSLRRAMTPPEAALWTRLRPRRDGLPSFRRQHPIGPYILDFYCARLRLAVEVDGLIHGTGQTPAHDDRRDAWLRSQGIEVVRYSAADVLRDADAVAHSVWTLVLSRTR, encoded by the coding sequence ATGAGAGCGCCGCTCCTTACAGAAAAACGCGCCCGGAGTCTGCGTCGTGCGATGACGCCGCCCGAAGCCGCCCTCTGGACGCGCCTGCGTCCGCGCCGCGACGGCCTGCCGAGCTTCCGCCGCCAGCACCCGATCGGCCCTTATATCCTCGACTTCTACTGCGCCCGCTTGCGCCTGGCGGTCGAAGTCGACGGCCTGATCCACGGCACAGGACAAACGCCCGCCCACGATGACCGACGCGACGCCTGGCTGCGCTCACAAGGGATCGAAGTCGTCCGGTACTCTGCGGCCGATGTCCTGCGCGATGCAGACGCCGTCGCTCATTCCGTCTGGACCTTGGTTCTGTCCCGCACACGCTAG
- a CDS encoding SMR family transporter: protein MNPVTWAALLGAIGLEVLGTTLLQSSQQFTRPWPTAGLAVCYAAAFYLLTIALKQMPVGLAYAIWSGLGVVLISLIGLVLFKQKLDAPAVIGLVMIVGGVVVINVFSKSVTH, encoded by the coding sequence ATGAACCCCGTGACCTGGGCGGCGCTGCTGGGCGCCATCGGTCTGGAGGTGCTGGGGACCACGCTGTTGCAGTCGTCGCAGCAGTTCACCCGGCCGTGGCCGACGGCGGGGCTGGCGGTTTGCTATGCGGCGGCCTTCTACCTGCTGACCATTGCGCTGAAGCAGATGCCGGTGGGGCTGGCCTACGCCATCTGGAGCGGGTTGGGCGTAGTGCTGATCTCGCTGATCGGCCTGGTCCTGTTCAAGCAGAAGCTGGATGCGCCGGCCGTCATCGGACTGGTGATGATCGTGGGCGGGGTGGTGGTGATCAACGTCTTTTCAAAGAGCGTGACGCATTGA
- a CDS encoding TetR/AcrR family transcriptional regulator has translation MDAQTRRRAPETTRAEIIDMAIEVAADQGAMGLTLDAVVARLPFSKGALLHHFPTKLALLEGVIDHLAGEMTAQVLDEAARDPNPYGRNARAYLRATVNDPVTERDVSIGRAALVACAVEPGLIKRWRSAMQALAEDDPVDPAGRDDALMLRLIADGLWMSDLFGTHEVSPDQRKALLSLLTPGSLLSEAGEA, from the coding sequence ATGGACGCCCAGACACGCCGCCGCGCGCCGGAAACCACCCGCGCCGAGATCATCGACATGGCCATCGAGGTCGCCGCCGATCAGGGGGCGATGGGGCTGACGCTGGACGCGGTGGTCGCGCGTCTGCCGTTCAGCAAGGGCGCCTTGTTGCATCACTTTCCGACCAAGCTGGCCCTGCTGGAAGGGGTGATCGATCACCTGGCCGGTGAGATGACGGCTCAGGTTCTGGATGAGGCGGCGCGCGATCCCAACCCCTATGGCCGCAATGCGCGGGCCTATCTGCGGGCGACGGTCAATGACCCGGTGACGGAGCGCGACGTCAGCATCGGCCGGGCGGCGCTGGTGGCCTGCGCCGTCGAGCCCGGTCTGATCAAGCGCTGGCGATCCGCGATGCAGGCCCTGGCCGAGGACGATCCGGTTGATCCGGCGGGCAGGGACGACGCCCTGATGCTGCGGCTGATCGCCGACGGCTTGTGGATGAGCGACCTGTTCGGCACGCATGAGGTGTCGCCCGACCAGCGCAAGGCCCTGTTGTCGCTGCTGACGCCGGGGAGCCTGCTGTCGGAGGCGGGCGAGGCATGA